One stretch of Sinorhizobium fredii DNA includes these proteins:
- a CDS encoding cytochrome P450, translating into MDMLLNPLNHRHRLRYDIPVMPGAFPVVGHLPAIICDLPRLLRRAERTLGSHFWLDFGPAGHLMTCLDPDAFALLRHKDVSSALIEEIAPEILGRTLVTLNGSAHRQARDGIKAAFLPRGLTEAGIGELFEPAIWARVQAWRDRGEVTILRETADLMLKLTFSLMGIPAQDLPEWHRKYRQLLQLIVAPPVDLPGTPLRRGRAARDWIDAQSREFIRDARAHAVRTGLINDMVSAFDRSEDALSDDVLVANIRLLLLAGHETTASTMAWMVIELARRPELWEALVEEAQRVGAVPTRHADLAQCPVAEALFRETLRMHPASSLLPRRATQELQLGERRIPAGTSLCIPLLHFSTSALLHEAPDEFRLARWLQRTGPIRPVDMLQFGSGPHVCIGYHLVWLELVQFSIALALTMHKAGVRPRLLGDAEKGRRYYPTAQPSMKIRIGFS; encoded by the coding sequence ATGGACATGCTGCTCAACCCGCTGAACCATCGGCACCGGCTGCGGTACGACATCCCGGTCATGCCCGGCGCCTTCCCCGTGGTCGGGCATCTTCCCGCCATCATTTGTGACCTGCCGCGCCTGCTGCGGCGCGCGGAGCGGACGCTGGGCAGCCACTTCTGGCTGGACTTCGGCCCTGCCGGACACCTGATGACCTGCCTGGATCCGGATGCGTTCGCATTGCTCCGGCACAAGGATGTGTCCTCGGCGCTGATCGAAGAGATCGCGCCCGAAATCCTTGGCCGAACGTTGGTCACGTTGAACGGTAGTGCGCACCGGCAGGCGCGCGATGGGATCAAGGCGGCGTTCCTGCCCAGGGGGCTGACCGAGGCCGGCATTGGCGAGCTGTTCGAGCCCGCCATCTGGGCCCGGGTGCAGGCGTGGCGCGACCGCGGTGAAGTAACTATCCTGCGCGAAACCGCCGACCTGATGCTCAAGCTCACCTTCAGTCTCATGGGCATCCCCGCCCAAGACCTGCCGGAGTGGCACCGCAAGTACCGGCAACTGCTGCAGTTGATCGTCGCGCCCCCGGTCGACCTGCCCGGAACGCCCTTGCGACGCGGCCGCGCCGCCCGCGACTGGATCGACGCGCAGTCTCGCGAGTTCATCCGCGACGCGCGCGCGCATGCCGTGCGCACCGGGTTGATCAACGACATGGTAAGCGCCTTCGATCGCAGCGAAGACGCGCTCTCCGATGACGTCCTGGTCGCCAATATCCGCTTGCTGCTGCTTGCCGGTCACGAGACCACCGCCTCGACGATGGCCTGGATGGTGATCGAGCTGGCGCGGCGGCCTGAGCTGTGGGAAGCCCTGGTCGAGGAGGCGCAACGCGTGGGCGCAGTGCCGACCCGGCACGCGGACCTGGCGCAGTGTCCGGTCGCCGAGGCGCTGTTCCGCGAGACGCTGCGCATGCATCCGGCGTCCTCGCTCTTACCGCGTCGCGCGACCCAGGAATTGCAACTCGGCGAGCGGCGCATTCCCGCGGGCACTAGTCTATGCATCCCGCTGCTGCATTTCTCGACCTCGGCCCTGCTGCACGAGGCGCCTGATGAGTTCCGCCTGGCGCGATGGCTGCAACGCACGGGGCCGATCAGGCCGGTGGACATGCTGCAGTTCGGCAGCGGCCCACACGTCTGCATCGGCTACCACCTGGTATGGCTGGAACTGGTGCAGTTCAGCATCGCCTTGGCGCTGACCATGCACAAGGCCGGGGTGCGGCCGCGGTTGCTGGGCGACGCCGAAAAAGGCCGGCGCTATTACCCGACAGCACAACCCTCCATGAAAATCCGCATCGGATTCTCATGA
- a CDS encoding SDR family oxidoreductase, with translation MERFEGKVAVVTGAGAGIGKACALAIAREGGRVVVADIDGSAAIACTAQIAAEAGHALALALAMDIADAQAVAALFDTAERHFGGVDLLVNNASAMHLTPRDGAILDLDLAVWDETMATNLRGTLLCCRQAIPRMIARGGGAIVNMSSCQGLSGDTALTSYAASKAAMNMLSASLATQYGHAQIRCNAVAPGLIMTERLLAKLDECMQRHLRRHQLLPRVGRPEDVAALVAFLLSDDAAFITGQVVCIDGGMLTHVPTYADGGNSRAARPAGDTAEAAAAPGR, from the coding sequence ATGGAACGTTTTGAAGGCAAGGTGGCCGTGGTGACCGGCGCCGGCGCCGGCATCGGCAAGGCATGCGCCCTCGCCATCGCGCGCGAGGGCGGCAGAGTGGTGGTGGCCGACATTGATGGCTCGGCGGCCATCGCCTGCACCGCGCAGATCGCGGCCGAAGCGGGCCACGCGCTGGCCCTGGCCCTGGCCATGGACATCGCCGATGCGCAGGCGGTGGCCGCGCTGTTCGACACGGCGGAGCGGCACTTTGGTGGGGTCGACCTTCTGGTGAACAACGCGAGCGCCATGCATCTGACCCCGCGCGACGGCGCGATCCTCGACCTGGACCTGGCGGTTTGGGATGAGACCATGGCGACTAATCTGCGTGGCACGCTGCTATGCTGCCGGCAGGCCATCCCACGGATGATAGCCCGTGGCGGTGGCGCGATCGTCAACATGTCGTCGTGCCAGGGGCTCAGCGGTGACACCGCGCTGACGTCCTACGCCGCGTCGAAGGCGGCGATGAACATGCTGTCGGCCTCGCTCGCCACCCAGTACGGTCACGCGCAGATCCGCTGCAACGCGGTTGCGCCGGGTCTTATCATGACCGAACGTCTCCTCGCCAAGCTGGACGAGTGCATGCAACGGCATCTGCGCCGGCACCAGCTCCTGCCGCGCGTCGGCCGCCCCGAGGACGTGGCCGCGCTGGTGGCTTTCCTGCTCTCCGACGATGCTGCGTTCATCACCGGCCAGGTCGTGTGCATCGACGGCGGCATGCTGACGCATGTGCCGACATACGCCGATGGTGGCAACAGCCGCGCCGCGCGGCCGGCCGGCGACACCGCCGAAGCGGCCGCTGCGCCAGGGAGGTGA